A stretch of Lysobacter sp. K5869 DNA encodes these proteins:
- a CDS encoding non-ribosomal peptide synthetase, with protein sequence MQWFPLSQGQQARWFQYRLTPAARGDHNNVFVAALDGGRDDEALAAAFDAVVARHPMLRARIRQSDDGRLEQCVLPAWRGTLRTIPAESLDAPALRQRVGADACRAFGDDEPLLRAHLYSRGDGSAVLLLALDHLICDGWAYWRLLDELAAELDGRAPQPPAGDYRDYVSWQQQWLAGESGERQFEYWRDALPAEPALQEWPALEAAAAHGDEPPGQRAHTFVLDAATTAQVRELASRSRGSVFCVLLAALQILLHRYGGHDAVVVGAPVPCRGRAAWRGLAGDFVNVLSLRADFGAETTVADALEQARAALRRGLRHQDYPISALIRRLGFERAPFQASVVFQNAREAGPLAELWNPASEGRVLAHWGRIGLSAFPIQQRVALDRQPLALHAIEFEQGLRCDFVHDETRLDAAAAARLTANFETVLRAMLADARTPVRALPLLSAGERERVIEGFNATDVAQTGPSLLHEWFVRSARERPRAVALRERGAEIQYAELDRRSDAIAARLRRLGVAPQDRVALHLPRGAGLVAAALGALKAGAAYVPLDPAYPRERLAAVLRDCGARARIATAALAATLPADGAVWLDIDDATLEHEPALPPLALSADSLAYVIYTSGSTGQPKGVMIEHGNASNFVAWALRDAGADGLARTLFATSISFDLAVYEIFATLAAGGTVEIVRDALDPPSGPVELINTVPSAMSALLQAQAVPAAARRINLAGEPLRAALVERVFAQTAAQAVHNLYGPTETTTYSTGVRIERGQAFPAHIGRPIDNTRVYILDRAGQPAPIGIAGEICIGGAGVARGYLGRDDLTAERFGADPFRAGGRCYRTGDLGRWTSAGDIVYLGRSDHQVKIRGFRIEPGEIEAALGRIDGVAAAAVIAHGEDAEQRRLVAYLVTRADAAFAVDTLREALAAQLPAHMVPAAFVRLDALPLTPNGKLDRAALPAPAFDSAREYRAPRGEIEIGLAALWSELLGTPRIGRDDNFFELGGHSLLAMQLPPRLRAAFAVDLPLAELFDAPVLHRAAARIAAAQAAALDAADMQAMRDELAGLSEAELLDLLSKEAVDD encoded by the coding sequence ATGCAGTGGTTTCCTCTTTCGCAGGGGCAGCAGGCGCGCTGGTTCCAATACCGGCTGACGCCGGCCGCGCGCGGCGACCACAACAATGTTTTCGTCGCCGCGCTCGACGGCGGGCGCGACGATGAAGCGCTGGCGGCGGCGTTCGACGCGGTCGTGGCGCGGCATCCGATGCTGCGCGCGCGCATCCGCCAGAGCGACGACGGCCGGCTCGAACAATGCGTTTTGCCGGCGTGGCGCGGAACGCTGCGGACGATCCCGGCGGAATCCTTGGACGCGCCGGCGCTGCGCCAGCGCGTCGGCGCCGATGCGTGCCGCGCCTTCGGCGACGACGAGCCGCTGCTGCGCGCGCATCTCTACTCGCGCGGCGACGGCAGCGCGGTGTTGCTGCTGGCGCTGGATCATTTGATCTGCGACGGCTGGGCCTATTGGCGCCTGCTCGACGAACTCGCCGCCGAGCTCGACGGGCGCGCGCCGCAACCGCCGGCCGGCGACTACCGCGACTACGTGTCGTGGCAGCAGCAATGGCTTGCCGGCGAGTCCGGCGAACGCCAGTTCGAGTACTGGCGCGACGCGCTGCCGGCCGAGCCCGCGTTGCAGGAATGGCCCGCGCTCGAAGCCGCGGCCGCACACGGCGACGAACCGCCCGGCCAGCGCGCCCACACCTTCGTGCTGGACGCGGCGACCACCGCGCAAGTGCGCGAGCTGGCGTCGCGCAGCCGCGGCAGCGTGTTCTGCGTGCTGCTGGCGGCGCTGCAGATTCTGTTGCACCGCTACGGCGGCCACGATGCGGTGGTGGTTGGTGCGCCCGTGCCGTGCCGCGGCCGCGCGGCGTGGCGCGGCCTCGCCGGCGACTTCGTCAACGTGCTGTCCTTGCGCGCCGATTTCGGCGCCGAAACCACGGTCGCCGATGCGTTGGAGCAAGCGCGCGCCGCGCTGCGCCGCGGCCTGCGCCACCAGGACTATCCGATCTCGGCGCTGATCCGCCGTCTCGGTTTCGAGCGCGCGCCGTTCCAGGCCAGCGTGGTGTTCCAGAACGCGCGCGAAGCCGGCCCGCTGGCCGAATTGTGGAACCCCGCCAGCGAAGGGCGGGTGCTGGCGCATTGGGGCCGCATCGGTCTGAGCGCGTTCCCGATCCAGCAGCGCGTCGCGCTCGACCGGCAACCGCTGGCCTTGCACGCAATCGAGTTCGAGCAGGGCCTGCGTTGCGATTTCGTCCACGACGAGACCCGCCTGGACGCCGCCGCCGCGGCCCGGCTGACCGCCAACTTCGAGACCGTGCTGCGGGCGATGCTGGCCGACGCGCGCACGCCCGTGCGCGCGCTGCCGCTGCTCAGCGCCGGCGAGCGCGAACGGGTGATCGAGGGCTTCAACGCCACCGACGTCGCCCAAACCGGGCCGAGCTTGCTGCACGAGTGGTTCGTGCGCAGCGCGCGCGAGCGCCCGCGGGCGGTGGCGCTGCGCGAGCGCGGCGCCGAAATCCAGTACGCCGAACTCGACCGCCGTTCCGACGCGATCGCCGCGCGCCTGCGCCGGCTCGGCGTGGCGCCGCAGGACCGGGTCGCGCTGCATTTGCCGCGCGGCGCGGGCTTGGTCGCGGCCGCGCTCGGCGCGCTCAAGGCCGGCGCCGCCTACGTGCCGCTGGATCCGGCCTATCCGCGTGAGCGCCTCGCCGCGGTGCTGCGCGACTGCGGCGCGCGCGCGCGCATCGCCACCGCCGCGCTGGCCGCGACCTTGCCGGCCGACGGCGCGGTCTGGCTCGACATCGACGATGCCACGCTGGAGCACGAACCGGCGTTGCCGCCGTTGGCGCTGTCCGCCGATTCGCTGGCCTATGTCATCTACACCTCCGGCTCGACCGGTCAGCCCAAGGGCGTGATGATCGAGCACGGCAACGCCAGCAACTTCGTCGCCTGGGCCTTGCGCGACGCCGGCGCCGACGGGTTGGCGCGCACCTTGTTCGCGACCTCGATCAGCTTCGACCTCGCCGTCTACGAGATCTTCGCCACCTTGGCCGCGGGCGGCACCGTGGAGATCGTGCGCGACGCACTCGATCCGCCGAGCGGGCCGGTGGAACTCATCAACACCGTGCCCTCGGCGATGTCGGCGCTGCTGCAGGCGCAGGCCGTGCCCGCCGCCGCGCGCCGCATCAACCTCGCCGGCGAACCGCTGCGCGCGGCGTTGGTGGAGCGCGTGTTCGCCCAGACCGCCGCGCAGGCGGTGCACAACCTGTACGGCCCGACCGAAACCACCACGTATTCGACCGGCGTGCGGATCGAGCGCGGACAAGCGTTCCCCGCGCATATCGGCCGACCGATCGACAACACCCGCGTCTACATCCTCGACCGCGCCGGCCAGCCCGCGCCGATCGGCATCGCCGGCGAAATCTGCATCGGCGGCGCCGGCGTGGCGCGCGGCTATTTGGGCCGCGACGACCTCACCGCCGAGCGTTTCGGCGCCGATCCGTTCCGCGCCGGCGGCCGCTGCTACCGCACCGGCGATCTCGGTCGCTGGACCAGCGCAGGCGACATCGTTTATCTCGGCCGCAGCGACCATCAGGTCAAGATCCGCGGCTTCCGCATCGAGCCGGGCGAAATCGAGGCCGCGCTCGGCCGCATCGACGGCGTCGCCGCGGCGGCGGTGATCGCCCACGGCGAGGACGCCGAGCAGCGCCGGCTGGTGGCTTACTTGGTGACGCGCGCCGATGCCGCGTTCGCCGTCGATACCTTGCGCGAAGCGCTGGCCGCCCAACTGCCGGCGCACATGGTGCCGGCCGCGTTCGTGCGGCTCGACGCGCTGCCGCTCACGCCCAACGGCAAGCTCGACCGCGCCGCGCTGCCGGCACCCGCGTTCGACAGCGCGCGCGAGTACCGCGCGCCGCGCGGCGAGATCGAAATCGGTCTGGCCGCGCTGTGGAGCGAACTGCTCGGTACGCCGCGGATCGGCCGCGACGACAACTTCTTCGAACTCGGCGGCCACTCGCTGTTGGCGATGCAACTGCCGCCGCGCCTGCGCGCGGCCTTCGCCGTGGACTTGCCGCTGGCCGAATTGTTCGACGCGCCGGTGCTGCATCGGGCGGCCGCGCGCATCGCCGCGGCGCAGGCGGCGGCGCTGGACGCGGCCGACATGCAGGCCATGCGCGACGAACTGGCCGGGCTCAGCGAAGCCGAATTGTTGGACCTTCTGAGCAAGGAAGCGGTCGATGACTGA
- a CDS encoding cyclic peptide export ABC transporter produces the protein MSILSSFSQRAPNKVFVAMLLGTLAGISYTLVIPLVMNVLDPGAASFATTEPETVTLFGWQVSHYRFALLFVANCLFILFARTASQVILSRVALDVTTDLRTRMYQRISQAPVAELERVGLARLVASITADVPVIVAGARLLPDLLTNAVTLAGVLGFLLFLSPSVFWFVLGCIAFGVVTYQLPMMLARRYLIRARGHLDHLHEGIRGLVHGAKELKLNSDKRRDYADNVLALNERLVRETAKTGMSVMSVAQNYGNLIVLFVIGAIAFVYVNYHSMGPAVLAGVIMALLYVTAPVAALLNFVPQLSMARVAQRKVDQLFGQLAHEEVEDDGAPRREWQRMRLEAAGYRYPGRDGEAGFHIGPIDLEIERGEIVFIVGGNGSGKSTLAKLLTLHYRADSGRVTFDGVAADASTISGFRRGIAAIYSDYYLFDRPLGVDGEAARAEIERYLELLGLSGKVRFADGRFSTLSLSDGQRRRLALLVAFLEDALLYVFDEWAADQDPAFKAVFYGEILPALKARGKAVVAISHDDRYFAAADRVVTMAEGVVAGVSPQRVATLPASAPAAAAVDLA, from the coding sequence ATGAGCATCCTGTCTTCGTTCTCGCAACGCGCGCCCAACAAAGTGTTCGTGGCGATGCTGCTGGGCACCTTGGCCGGCATCAGCTACACCCTGGTGATCCCGCTGGTGATGAACGTGCTCGACCCGGGCGCGGCCAGCTTCGCCACCACCGAGCCGGAAACCGTCACCCTGTTCGGCTGGCAGGTCTCGCATTACCGCTTCGCCTTGCTGTTCGTCGCCAACTGTCTGTTCATCCTGTTCGCGCGCACGGCTTCGCAGGTGATCCTGTCGCGGGTGGCGCTCGACGTGACCACCGACCTGCGCACGCGCATGTACCAGCGCATTTCGCAGGCGCCGGTGGCCGAACTTGAACGGGTCGGTCTGGCCCGGCTGGTGGCCTCGATCACCGCCGACGTGCCGGTCATCGTCGCCGGCGCGCGGCTGCTGCCGGATCTGCTGACCAACGCGGTGACGCTCGCCGGCGTGCTCGGCTTCCTGCTGTTCCTCAGCCCGAGCGTGTTCTGGTTCGTGCTCGGCTGCATCGCTTTCGGCGTGGTCACCTATCAGTTGCCGATGATGCTGGCGCGGCGCTACCTGATCCGCGCGCGCGGCCATCTCGACCATCTGCACGAAGGCATCCGCGGGCTCGTCCACGGCGCCAAGGAACTCAAGCTCAACTCCGACAAGCGCCGCGACTACGCCGACAACGTGCTCGCGCTGAACGAGCGGCTGGTGCGCGAGACCGCCAAGACCGGCATGAGCGTGATGTCGGTGGCACAGAACTACGGCAATCTGATCGTGCTGTTCGTGATCGGCGCGATCGCCTTCGTCTACGTCAACTACCATTCGATGGGCCCGGCGGTGCTGGCCGGCGTCATCATGGCGCTGCTGTACGTGACCGCGCCGGTGGCGGCGCTGCTGAACTTCGTGCCGCAGCTGAGCATGGCGCGGGTGGCGCAGCGCAAGGTCGATCAATTGTTCGGCCAACTCGCCCACGAAGAGGTCGAGGACGACGGCGCGCCGCGCCGCGAATGGCAGCGCATGCGCCTGGAGGCGGCGGGTTACCGTTATCCGGGCCGCGACGGCGAAGCCGGTTTCCATATCGGGCCGATCGATCTGGAGATCGAGCGCGGCGAGATCGTGTTCATCGTCGGCGGCAACGGTTCGGGCAAGTCGACCCTGGCCAAGCTGCTGACTCTGCATTACCGCGCCGACTCCGGCCGAGTGACGTTCGACGGCGTCGCAGCCGACGCCAGCACCATCAGCGGCTTCCGCCGCGGCATCGCCGCGATCTACTCGGACTACTACCTGTTCGACCGCCCGCTCGGCGTCGACGGCGAGGCCGCCCGCGCCGAGATCGAGCGTTATCTGGAACTGCTGGGCCTGTCCGGCAAGGTGCGTTTCGCCGACGGCCGCTTCAGCACGCTGTCGCTGTCCGACGGCCAGCGCCGGCGCCTCGCGCTGCTGGTGGCCTTCCTCGAAGACGCCTTGCTGTACGTGTTCGACGAGTGGGCGGCCGATCAGGATCCCGCGTTCAAGGCGGTGTTCTACGGCGAAATCCTGCCGGCGCTGAAGGCGCGCGGCAAGGCGGTGGTGGCCATTTCCCACGACGACCGCTACTTCGCCGCGGCCGACCGGGTGGTGACGATGGCCGAGGGCGTCGTCGCCGGCGTCTCGCCGCAGCGGGTCGCGACCCTGCCGGCGTCCGCGCCGGCCGCCGCCGCCGTGGATCTGGCCTGA
- a CDS encoding efflux RND transporter permease subunit — protein sequence MNLFAPVIRRPIGASLMGLGLILAGLWSYLMLGVAALPSMDLPAVAVMAQMPGASAQTMGNTVLTPLERHLGRIPGVKQMVGIANENSAQVQILFEFGINADSAARDVQAAINASMSDLPAGMPAPPQYFKFDTAQLPVLLVTLTSSSMSSDQLYEVADSLAKPVVARVEGVATVQLSGGSPRAVRVELDDRALAAKGLTANEVRNALAAANVTSALGTISDGPQQLLLITNASLRTAPDFAGLVIAVRDRAPIRLSDVARVYEGQEDEYQGAWYNGERTVVMQISKRADANSVATVEAIRAALPGLRRIVPADVAIHPIFDLTQTTKAGLHEVEFTLLVSVAMVALVMLLFLRRVGPTLIAMASVPLSLAGAFIAMYFMDFSLNTLSLIALVLAIGFVVDDAIVVIENVVRHMELGQKPLEAALNGTREIGFTVVSITLSLVAVFAPMVFGNNIFVTLVREFSVTLVVAIVVSAVVSLTVTPALCGKYLRHDPTPAASDPGFFARLERRLHRLDDAVLERYRHMLTWSMRHRRLMRWQPISLIVLTGALAAAVAMTAGGGVMPEEDLGMMQAMVKTDANVSPERFAGRVRQVAATLQADPAVADVTTVLGGNGFGETGGATASLFVDLRPAQERRATVAEVIARLNEQYKNLSDVEVVMTSVQFFGGGGDTRSSGGQYQLQLTSSTGGNLQDTTLKLAQRMRALPQLRDVGTSFDGVGKQQAINVDRQAAARLGLSMADVDDALYNAFGQRPVSLIYSDINQYRVVLGSARARGSGPQQLLDTYVRSGTGTMVPLSAFATIAPSITPTSVMHYNQLESATVSYNVAQGVSQVEGIRVVDDLIARTPLPPGVQDAYSGNNQKLMEAVTGAAIMLIAVIVLMYVLLGMLYNSLFHPLVILSTLPAAGMGAFLAMLVTQTQLTMMSVIAVLMLIGIVKKNAIMMVDFALVAEREHGMDPVAAITEAALVRFRPITMTTLAAMGAALPLAIGFGVGSEMRQPLGIAILGGLIVSQLLTLLSTPAIYLWLHDRSQRKAQKRERRAQRAAAKDAGKGGAGRFAGLFARLRPQGRG from the coding sequence ATGAACCTGTTCGCCCCGGTCATCCGCCGGCCGATCGGCGCCTCGCTGATGGGGCTGGGCCTGATCCTGGCCGGCCTGTGGTCCTACCTCATGCTCGGCGTGGCCGCGCTGCCGTCGATGGACCTGCCGGCGGTGGCGGTGATGGCGCAGATGCCCGGCGCCAGCGCCCAGACCATGGGCAACACCGTGCTGACGCCGCTGGAGCGGCACCTGGGGCGCATCCCCGGGGTCAAGCAGATGGTCGGCATCGCCAACGAGAACAGCGCGCAGGTGCAGATCCTGTTCGAGTTCGGCATCAACGCCGACTCGGCCGCGCGCGACGTGCAGGCGGCGATCAACGCCTCGATGTCGGACCTGCCCGCCGGCATGCCGGCGCCGCCGCAGTACTTCAAGTTCGACACCGCGCAGTTGCCGGTGCTGCTGGTCACGCTGACGTCCTCGTCGATGTCCTCCGATCAGCTTTACGAAGTCGCCGACAGCCTGGCCAAGCCGGTGGTGGCGCGGGTGGAAGGCGTGGCGACGGTGCAGCTGTCCGGCGGTTCGCCGCGGGCGGTGCGGGTGGAGCTCGACGACCGCGCGCTCGCGGCCAAGGGCCTGACCGCCAACGAAGTGCGCAATGCGCTGGCCGCGGCCAACGTCACCTCGGCGCTGGGCACGATCAGCGACGGCCCGCAGCAACTGCTGCTGATCACCAACGCGTCGCTGCGCACCGCGCCGGACTTCGCCGGGCTGGTGATCGCGGTGCGCGATCGCGCGCCGATCCGCCTGTCCGACGTGGCGCGGGTGTACGAGGGCCAGGAGGACGAGTACCAGGGCGCCTGGTACAACGGCGAGCGCACCGTGGTCATGCAGATCAGCAAGCGCGCCGACGCCAATTCGGTGGCGACGGTGGAGGCGATCCGCGCCGCGCTGCCGGGCCTGCGCCGGATCGTTCCGGCCGACGTCGCGATCCACCCGATCTTCGACCTCACCCAGACCACCAAGGCCGGCCTGCACGAAGTCGAGTTCACCTTGCTGGTCAGCGTGGCCATGGTCGCGCTGGTGATGCTGCTGTTCCTGCGCCGGGTCGGCCCGACCCTGATCGCGATGGCGAGCGTGCCGCTGTCGCTGGCCGGCGCCTTCATCGCCATGTACTTCATGGATTTCTCGCTCAACACCTTGTCGCTGATCGCGCTGGTGCTGGCGATCGGCTTCGTCGTCGACGACGCCATCGTGGTGATCGAGAACGTGGTCCGGCACATGGAGCTGGGCCAGAAACCGCTGGAGGCCGCGCTCAACGGCACCCGCGAGATCGGCTTCACCGTGGTCTCGATCACCTTGTCGCTGGTCGCGGTGTTCGCGCCGATGGTGTTCGGCAACAACATCTTCGTGACCTTGGTGCGCGAGTTCTCGGTGACCTTGGTGGTGGCCATCGTGGTCAGCGCCGTGGTCTCGCTGACGGTGACCCCGGCGCTGTGCGGCAAGTACCTGCGCCACGATCCGACGCCGGCCGCGTCCGATCCGGGATTCTTCGCCCGCCTGGAGCGGCGCCTGCACCGGTTGGACGACGCGGTGCTGGAGCGGTACCGGCACATGCTGACCTGGTCGATGCGCCACCGCCGGCTGATGCGCTGGCAACCGATCAGCCTGATCGTGCTGACCGGCGCGCTGGCCGCGGCGGTGGCGATGACCGCCGGCGGCGGGGTCATGCCGGAAGAAGACCTCGGCATGATGCAGGCGATGGTCAAGACCGACGCCAACGTCTCGCCCGAGCGTTTCGCCGGCCGCGTGCGCCAGGTCGCCGCGACCCTGCAGGCCGATCCGGCCGTGGCCGACGTGACCACGGTGCTCGGCGGCAACGGCTTCGGCGAGACCGGCGGCGCCACCGCCAGCCTGTTCGTCGACCTGCGTCCGGCCCAGGAGCGCCGCGCCACCGTCGCCGAGGTGATCGCCCGGCTCAACGAGCAGTACAAGAATCTGTCCGATGTCGAAGTGGTGATGACTTCGGTGCAGTTCTTCGGCGGCGGCGGCGATACCCGCTCCAGCGGCGGGCAGTACCAGCTGCAGCTCACCAGCTCGACCGGCGGCAACCTGCAGGACACCACCTTGAAGCTGGCCCAGCGCATGCGCGCCTTGCCGCAGCTGCGCGATGTCGGCACCAGCTTCGACGGGGTCGGCAAGCAGCAGGCGATCAACGTCGACCGTCAGGCCGCCGCGCGCCTGGGCCTGTCGATGGCCGACGTCGACGACGCGCTCTACAACGCCTTCGGCCAGCGTCCGGTGTCGCTGATCTATTCCGACATCAATCAGTACCGGGTCGTGCTCGGCTCGGCGCGCGCGCGCGGATCGGGCCCGCAGCAGCTGCTCGACACCTACGTGCGCAGCGGTACCGGCACCATGGTGCCGCTGTCGGCGTTCGCGACGATCGCGCCGTCGATCACCCCGACCAGCGTGATGCACTACAACCAGCTCGAATCGGCCACGGTCAGCTACAACGTCGCCCAGGGCGTGAGCCAGGTCGAGGGCATCCGCGTGGTCGACGATCTGATCGCGCGCACGCCGCTGCCGCCGGGCGTGCAGGACGCGTACTCGGGCAACAACCAAAAGCTCATGGAAGCGGTCACTGGCGCGGCGATCATGCTGATCGCGGTGATCGTGCTGATGTACGTGCTGCTGGGCATGCTCTACAACAGCCTGTTCCACCCGCTGGTGATCCTGTCGACGCTGCCCGCGGCCGGCATGGGCGCGTTCCTGGCGATGCTGGTCACCCAGACCCAGCTGACGATGATGTCGGTGATCGCGGTGCTGATGCTGATCGGCATCGTCAAGAAGAACGCGATCATGATGGTCGACTTCGCCTTGGTCGCCGAACGCGAGCACGGCATGGATCCGGTCGCGGCGATCACCGAGGCCGCATTGGTGCGGTTCCGGCCGATCACCATGACCACGCTGGCGGCGATGGGCGCGGCTCTGCCGCTGGCGATCGGCTTCGGCGTCGGTTCGGAGATGCGCCAGCCGCTCGGCATCGCCATCCTCGGCGGCCTGATCGTCTCGCAGTTGCTCACCCTGCTGAGCACGCCGGCGATCTATCTGTGGCTGCACGACCGCAGCCAGCGCAAGGCGCAAAAGCGCGAGCGCCGGGCTCAACGCGCCGCCGCGAAGGATGCGGGCAAGGGCGGGGCGGGGCGGTTCGCCGGACTGTTCGCGCGACTGCGTCCGCAAGGTCGCGGCTGA
- a CDS encoding penicillin acylase family protein has translation MFRRQPLLARILGFVVVPAVVAAAVGWWHLRDSLPPSAERIAVPGLQAPASVERDARGVPRVVAHSDRDAYFLIGYLHAQDRLWQLELQRRMAQGRLSEVLGKETVQQDIWFRTLGLSASARQAWTALSPQAQASLQAYADGINAWLDSKPALPAEFLALGVVPERWSVYDSLAWSKVFALDLGGNYRREIERMLAAQTLDPVRLRTLFPHAAASPIAGAAPATPAAIEGYARMADFHAALEQRTGLNGRYVGSNAWAVSAKLTGDGSTLLANDPHMGLQMPSLWYMASLKGDRLDVSGATLVGLPLVVFGRNAKIAWGGTNLMADAQDVYLEQVKPDDASRYLADGQWLPFEQRVESIQVRQSFPTFLNAPIKPLRVAVRSTRHGPVINDMFQVFEQPAALRWTALDADDTSYEAFYRLGYAGDWNEFDAAAGYLVAPALNLLYADRGGHVGHLAAGRIPLRAAGDGGAPVPGWTDEYAWTGSLPHAQMPRVYDPPSGFVASANNDPTPPGYAHLISHDWAPPTRVERIAQLIDAAVAAKQPVDLALMQRMQADQHSESARRLLKVLLRHEPNNPYQHRVYEDLRKWDGRMDRDSRAATVFNAWLRHLKRRLVGGALEGYWNRSRQNRALQGMADAVDPDTVIAMLSGRSGQWCRDRENSQPTDCDLVVDAALDDAVRELRKMAGDDVDDWAWGEVHQTVYRHAPFSSVNVLRSWFERRIGNGGSPDTLNVADYALGERGSYEQTFGAGFRQIVALAPGKTAHVQMNSTGQSGNVLSRHFDDMVEDFRDVRYADMAAAGATRTQLQPAPPASPAPASGAAANPGARAQ, from the coding sequence ATGTTTCGCAGGCAGCCATTGCTGGCGCGCATTTTGGGGTTCGTGGTGGTTCCGGCAGTAGTCGCCGCCGCCGTTGGCTGGTGGCATCTGCGCGACAGCCTGCCACCGTCGGCCGAACGCATCGCCGTGCCCGGATTGCAGGCGCCGGCCAGCGTCGAGCGCGATGCGCGCGGCGTACCGCGAGTGGTCGCGCATAGCGACCGCGACGCGTATTTCCTGATCGGCTACCTGCACGCGCAGGACCGGCTGTGGCAGCTCGAACTGCAGCGGCGCATGGCCCAGGGCCGGCTCAGCGAAGTGCTCGGCAAGGAAACCGTGCAGCAGGACATCTGGTTCCGCACGCTGGGGCTGTCCGCGTCCGCGCGCCAAGCCTGGACCGCGCTGAGCCCGCAGGCGCAAGCCTCGCTGCAGGCTTACGCCGACGGCATCAACGCCTGGCTCGATTCCAAGCCGGCGCTGCCGGCGGAATTCCTCGCGCTGGGCGTCGTGCCCGAACGCTGGAGCGTGTACGACTCGCTGGCGTGGTCGAAGGTGTTCGCGCTGGATCTGGGCGGCAACTACCGCCGCGAGATCGAACGCATGCTCGCCGCGCAGACCCTCGACCCGGTGCGTCTGCGCACGCTGTTCCCGCACGCCGCCGCGAGCCCGATCGCCGGCGCCGCGCCGGCCACGCCCGCGGCGATCGAAGGCTATGCGCGCATGGCCGACTTCCACGCCGCGCTCGAACAGCGCACCGGCCTCAACGGCCGTTACGTCGGCAGCAACGCGTGGGCGGTGTCGGCCAAGCTCACCGGCGACGGTTCCACGCTGCTCGCCAACGACCCGCATATGGGCCTGCAGATGCCGTCGCTGTGGTACATGGCTTCGCTCAAGGGCGACCGCCTCGACGTGTCCGGCGCGACCTTGGTCGGCCTGCCGCTGGTGGTGTTCGGGCGCAACGCCAAGATCGCCTGGGGCGGCACCAACCTCATGGCCGACGCGCAGGACGTCTACCTGGAACAGGTCAAGCCCGACGACGCCTCGCGCTATCTCGCCGACGGCCAGTGGCTGCCGTTCGAGCAGCGGGTGGAATCGATCCAGGTGCGCCAGAGCTTCCCGACCTTCCTCAACGCGCCGATCAAGCCGCTGCGCGTGGCCGTGCGCTCGACCCGCCACGGGCCGGTCATCAACGACATGTTCCAGGTGTTCGAGCAACCCGCGGCGCTGCGCTGGACCGCGCTGGACGCGGACGACACCTCGTACGAAGCGTTCTATCGCCTGGGCTACGCCGGCGATTGGAACGAATTCGACGCCGCCGCCGGTTATCTGGTCGCGCCCGCGCTGAATCTGCTCTACGCCGATCGCGGCGGCCATGTCGGTCACCTCGCCGCGGGCCGCATTCCGCTGCGCGCGGCCGGCGACGGCGGCGCGCCGGTGCCGGGCTGGACCGACGAATACGCCTGGACCGGCAGCCTGCCGCATGCGCAGATGCCGCGCGTCTACGATCCGCCGTCGGGCTTTGTCGCCTCGGCCAACAACGACCCGACGCCGCCGGGCTACGCCCATCTGATCTCCCACGACTGGGCGCCGCCGACCCGCGTCGAGCGCATCGCGCAGCTGATCGACGCGGCGGTCGCGGCCAAGCAGCCGGTCGATCTGGCGCTGATGCAGCGCATGCAGGCCGACCAGCACAGCGAATCCGCGCGGCGCCTGCTCAAGGTGCTGCTGCGCCACGAACCCAACAATCCGTATCAGCACCGCGTCTACGAAGACCTGCGCAAGTGGGACGGCCGCATGGACCGGGACAGCCGCGCCGCGACCGTGTTCAACGCGTGGCTGCGCCATCTCAAGCGGCGTCTGGTCGGCGGCGCGCTGGAAGGCTATTGGAACCGCTCGCGCCAGAACCGCGCCTTGCAGGGCATGGCCGATGCGGTCGATCCGGACACGGTGATCGCGATGCTGTCCGGCCGCTCCGGCCAATGGTGCCGCGACCGCGAGAACAGCCAGCCGACCGATTGCGACCTGGTGGTCGACGCCGCGCTCGACGACGCGGTGCGCGAACTGCGCAAGATGGCCGGCGACGATGTCGACGACTGGGCCTGGGGCGAGGTGCACCAGACCGTCTACCGGCACGCGCCCTTCAGCAGCGTCAACGTGCTGCGCAGCTGGTTCGAGCGCCGCATCGGCAACGGCGGCTCGCCGGACACGCTCAACGTCGCCGACTACGCGCTCGGCGAACGCGGCAGCTACGAGCAGACCTTCGGCGCGGGCTTCCGCCAGATCGTCGCGCTGGCGCCGGGCAAGACCGCGCACGTGCAGATGAACTCGACCGGCCAGTCCGGCAACGTGCTCAGCCGCCATTTCGACGACATGGTCGAGGACTTCCGCGACGTGCGTTACGCCGACATGGCCGCCGCCGGCGCGACGCGCACGCAGTTGCAGCCGGCGCCGCCGGCATCGCCGGCGCCCGCGTCCGGCGCGGCCGCCAACCCGGGAGCGCGCGCGCAATGA